In the Diprion similis isolate iyDipSimi1 chromosome 2, iyDipSimi1.1, whole genome shotgun sequence genome, one interval contains:
- the LOC124416538 gene encoding putative GPI-anchor transamidase gives MRCRVILFTLSLCFLSAFSLEVTETGHSNNWAVLVDTSRFWFNYRHVANVLSIYRSVKRLGIPDSQIILMIADDMACNPRNPRPATVFNNAKQHINVYGDDVEVDYRGYEVTVENFVRLLTGRLPPETPRSKKLLTDEGSNILIYLTGHGGDGFLKFQDSEEITSQELGDALEQMWQKRRYHEILFVVDTCQASSMYEKFYSPNILAVASSLVGEDSLSHHVDPAIGVYIIDRYTYYALDFLETVEPSSSKTLSEFLKVCPKRFCISTVGVRKDLFRRDPKNVPVTDFFGSLRPVELTTSTVNVSPVELNNTNSPKKPVIKYKYVNQFPDLSSKMTAGISTACLTLFVLVNVAWSLPLPGNQDFVPANYVDKQSMPVHHPMEPANYVFTEAPYVSRPVCTKEGYFRDPYNCGKFYECSTAYAVPNALYCQRGFSFNTETNWCDYPEFVNC, from the exons ATGCGATGTCGGGTGATACTTTTCACTCTCTCCTTGTGTTTCTTATCCGCGTTTTCACTCGAG GTGACAGAAACCGGGCACTCAAACAATTGGGCGGTATTAGTTGACACATCGAGATTCTGGTTTAACTATCGACACGTAGCCAATGTCTTGTCGATATACCGAAGCGTGAAACGCCTCGGCATACCGGATTCTCAGATAATATTAATGATAGCCGATGACATGGCGTGTAACCCGAGAAATCCTCGACCTGCTACTGTTTTCAACAATGCAAAGCAGCACATAAACGTCTATGGCGACGACGTAGAGGTCGATTACAGGGGCTACGAAGTCACTGTGGAAAACTTTGTCAGGTTACTGACAGGCAGACTTCCTCCTGAGACTCCTAGATCTAAAAAACTCCTCACTGACGAAGGGTCAAACATTTTAATCTATCTTACTGGTCACGGTGGTGACGGATTTCTTAAATTTCAAGACTCTGAAGAGATAACAAGCCAGGAATTGGGAGACGCCTTAGAGCAAATGTGGCAAAAGAGGAGATATcacgaaattttattcgtcgTTGATACCTGCCAGGCGAGTTCTATGTACGAAAAGTTTTACTCGCCGAACATATTGGCTGTGGCTTCCAGTTTGGTCGGAGAAGACTCTTTGTCG CATCACGTCGATCCGGCAATCGGAGTTTACATAATCGATCGTTACACCTATTACGCATTAGACTTTCTGGAAACGGTAGAACCTTCGAGTTCTAAAACACTGAGCGAATTT CTAAAGGTGTGCCCGAAAAGATTTTGCATATCAACGGTCGGTGTGAGAAAAGACCTCTTCAGAAGGGATCCGAAGAACGTACCGGTCACAGACTTTTTCGGATCTTTGAGACCCGTCGAGTTGACTACGAGCACCGTAAACGTCAGTCCGGTTGAACTAAACAATACTAATTCACCAAAGAAACCTGTAATCAAATACAAATACGTCAATCAATTTCCCGATTTGTC GTCGAAAATGACGGCGGGAATTTCAACGGCATGTTTGACTCTGTTTGTCCTGGTTAACGTGGCATGGTCCTTACCTCTGCCGGGAAACCAGGACTTCGTACCTGCGAACTACGTCGACAAGCAATCGATGCCCGTACATCATCCAATGGAACCAGCGAACTACGTTTTTACGGAAGCTCCGTACGTCTCGCGGCCGGTGTGCACGAAGGAGGGTTACTTCCGGGATCCTTACAATTGCGGCAAGTTTTACGAATGCAGCACAGCCTACGCCGTGCCAAACGCGCTCTACTGCCAACGGGGTTTCAGTTTCAATACGGAAACGAATTGGTGCGACTATCCGGAATTCGTAAACTGCTAg
- the LOC124416537 gene encoding glucose dehydrogenase [FAD, quinone]-like → MCNVTSYDFFLSILEAFVGRKQKIAQTCERITPIQTPDTEYDFIIVGGGASGSVVAARLSENPSWKILLMEAGPEEPVGASVPSFAFTISQSSIEWAYQSINESYACLGSNGSCSISAAKSLGGGMMHSDMIYLRGSPLIFDQWAEMGNEGWSWKEVLPFFKKSENNGNIDIVGQEYHGTDGPLFVERFPSQPPFANVILEAAKEAGFGLSNDLNGNDSIGFTVVQTTSHSGARRSSATAYLRPIRHRKNLHIALNSTCTRIIIENGQAVGVEYYKDGKFYTVRASKEVIVSAGAIGSPHLLLLSGVGPEEDLTSMGINVVENLPGVGMNFHDHAIFPIAFTINEPDVYEDNWAALAEYIAFQTGPLSSTGLGQVLGALPSGITTPDLPDIHIFANGYYAACAPGGIGVFRSEDKREIEFWAGYEHPKCRGRISLTSPDPFEHPSIWVNYLCDPDDVAGLVKAIEYSLRFADTPALKAYNITLAATPFEACSNYTFASTEYWECAVHYNATSEYHFSGSCKMGPSSDPLAVVDPRLRVYGIQRLRVADASIMPQVSTANTGSVCVMIGERVAHMIKQDWNYTDAM, encoded by the exons ATGTGTAATGTCACCTCGTACGATTTCTTCCTGTCGATTCTAGAGGCATTTGtcggaagaaaacaaaaaatcgctCAAACCTGCGAACGCATCACGCCTATCCAGACCCCGGATACCGAGTATGACTTTATCATAGTGGGGG GTGGAGCATCCGGTTCCGTCGTCGCTGCAAGACTGAGTGAGAATCCGTCCTGGAAAATTCTGCTTATGGAGGCAGGCCCGGAGGAACCAGTTGGTGCATCAGTCCCAAGTTTTGCTTTTACTATATCCC AATCATCCATCGAATGGGCATACCAGTCAATAAACGAGAGCTACGCCTGTCTTGGTTCGAATGGTAGCTGTTCGATCTCTGCAGCCAAAAGTCTCGGTGGAGGCATGATGCACAGTGATATGATATACCTGCGTGGCAGCCCGTTGATATTCGATCAATGGGCTGAAATGGGTAACGAGGGATGGTCGTGGAAGGAAGTCTTACCATTTTTTAAGAAGTCTGAAAATAACGGTAACATCGATATTGTTGGTCAAGAGTATCACGGCACGGATGGGCCGCTTTTTGTCGAAAGATTTCCGTCCCAACCACCTTTTGCAAATGTAATACTCGAAGCAGCCAAAGAGGCGGGTTTCGGCCTCAGCAATGATCTCAATGGAAACGATAGTATTGGCTTCACTGTAGTTCAAACAACAAGTCACAGCGGTGCGAGACGCAGCAGCGCTACAGCGTATCTGCGGCCAATCAGACACCGCAAAAATCTCCACATCGCTCTGAACTCCACCTGCACGAGGATCATAATCGAGAATGGACAAGCAGTTGGCGTTGAATACTACAAA gaCGGAAAATTCTACACGGTACGCGCATCCAAGGAAGTCATCGTATCCGCAGGTGCCATTGGGTCTCCCCATCTTCTACTGCTTTCTGGAGTTGGGCCTGAAGAAGATTTGACCTCCATGGGAATCAATGTGGTCGAAAATTTACCTGGCGTCGGCATGAATTTCCATGATCATGCCATATTTCCGATTGCGTTCACCATTAACGAGCCTGACGTCTACGAAGACAACTGGGCTGCTCTTGCCGAGTATATCGCTTTCCAGACTGGACCCTTGTCTAGCACTGGACTCGGTCAAGTGTTGGGTGCTCTACCATCTGGAATTACCACGCCCGACCTTCCGGACATTCATATATTCGCCAACGGTTATTATGCTGCTTGCGCACCCGGTGGAATCGGCGTCTTTAGAAGCGAGGATAAACGCGAAATCGAGTTTTGGGCCGGTTACGAGCATCCAAAATGCAGAG GAAGAATCAGTCTGACTTCACCGGATCCTTTTGAACATCCTTCAATCTGGGTAAACTATCTTTGCGATCCTGACGACGTTGCTGGGCTTGTGAAAGCCATCGAGTATTCACTGCGATTCGCCGATACACCGGCATTGAAAGCCTACAATATCACCTTGGCCGCAACACCTTTCGAGGCCTGCTCAAATTACACTTTTGCAAGCACGGAATACTGGGAATGCGCAGTTCATTACAATGCTACTTCGGAATACCATTTTTCAGGCTCCTGCAAAATGGGTCCATCATCGGATCCACTTGCAGTTGTCGATCCTCGGCTTCGAGTCTACGGAATACAAAGACTACGCGTTGCTGACGCTTCTATTATGCCGCAG GTGAGTACTGCTAATACTGGATCAGTCTGCGTCATGATTGGAGAACGAGTTGCACACATGATCAAGCAAGATTGGAACTATACAGATgcaatgtaa
- the LOC124416541 gene encoding acidic mammalian chitinase-like, producing MRVLTAFCLLWLSEFTLASSHMHTVFCYYGSWAVYRPGKGSFKISDIDPTLCTHIAYAFVGITLDGDVQILDEYRDLSTDGGLGGLEEFNTLRDRNAELKTLVSIGGWNEGSLNFSHVASNSKLRSMFANNALEFVLEYDFDGIDIAWAYPAQRGGAETDVKNFVLLLKELRELFDEHDLILSAALGASESTARLSYDIPEISEYLDIINIMEYDFHGSWDNFTGHNTPLYAATRETTKLERTLNINASIHYWLDQGAPAEKILLGTAMYGKTWTLEDSSVHSPGSPVSGLGNAGPYTQENGILAYYEILQKQADEKWTVVFDEEQRVPYGYCGDQWVSYDNVKSLTEKGNYAKSLGLGGFSIWALGLDDFRGLYGTKYPLVKTLKNMIDTDSSISSDSESDEESSEELS from the exons ATGCGAGTGCTTACAGCATTTTGCTTACTGTGGCTGAGCGAATTCACCCTAGCCTCTTCCCACATGC ATACAGTATTCTGCTACTACGGAAGCTGGGCTGTGTACCGACCCGGCAAGGGATCATTCAAAATATCGGATATTGATCCAACTCTCTGCACTCACATCGCCTACGCGTTTGTTGGCATCACCCTGGACGGCGACGTCCAGATCCTCGACGAGTATAGAGACCTCTCCACAGACGGTGGATTGGGTGGGTTGGAAGAATTTAACACCCTTCGGGATCGAAATGCCGAATTGAAAACCCTAGTGTCAATTGGTGGATGGAACGAGGGTTCTCTGAACTTTTCTCACGTGGCTAGCAACTCCAAACTGCGGTCAATGTTCGCAAATAACGCACTCGAATTCGTGCTCGAGTACGATTTTGACGGTATCGACATCGCCTGGGCGTATCCAGCCCAGCGTGGTGGTGCTGAAACAGATGTCAAGAACTTCGTTCTCCTCCTGAAAGAACTTCGAGAACTCTTTGACGAGCATGATCTCATCTTGAGCGCCGCTTTAGGTGCCTCCGAAAGCACAGCGAGATTGTCGTACGATATTCCAGAGATCTCGGAGTACCTTGACATCATCAATATCATGGAGTACGACTTCCATGGTTCCTGGGATAACTTCACCGGCCATAACACACCTCTCTATGCTGCGACACGAGAAACTACGAAACTCGAGCGAACCCTCAATATT AACGCATCGATCCATTATTGGCTGGATCAGGGGGCACCAGCTGAAAAGATACTGCTTGGTACAGCGATGTATGGAAAAACCTGGACTCTTGAAGATTCTTCTGTACACTCACCTGGATCACCCGTATCTGGGCTTGGTAATGCAGGTCCGTACACGCAGGAAAATGGAATTCTGGCCTACTACGAGATCCTCCAAAAACAGGCTGATGAAAAGTGGACGGTCGTTTTTGACGAGGAGCAGCGGGTGCCTTATGGTTACTGTGGTGACCAGTGGGTTAGCTACGATAACGTCAA AAGCCTCACCGAAAAAGGAAATTACGCCAAGTCTTTGGGACTTGGAGGCTTCTCGATTTGGGCTTTGGGCTTGGATGACTTTCGAGGACTCTACGGGACGAAATACCCACTTGTTAAAACCCTCAAGAATATGATCGATACGGATAGCTCTATCAGTTCCGACAGTGAGTCTGACGAGGAATCAAGCGAAGAATTATCCTAG
- the LOC124416542 gene encoding probable chitinase 2: protein MRLLIGFCILGLSWLTLVKTEPHKVVCYFGSWAVYRPGNGKIDISKLDPSLCTHMIYTFVGITDAGEVKVLDPWADLPDNGGKAGFQKFNALRKRHPGMKTLVAIGGWNEGSQKYSRVAGKPALRSHFAENAVDFVLKYKFDGLDIDWEYPNQRGGKPADVRNFVLLLKELRARFDEHNLILTAAVAAAEVSASLSYNIPSISKYLDFINIMTYDFHGSWDHITGHNTPLYPAKRETTAVSRGLNVNASVNYWLNHGVPARKLVLGTALYGRTFTLSNSRKYTPGSAASGPGRAGQYTRQPGMLGYNEICEQQSHSTWITAWDVEQRVPYAHYGDQWVSFDNVKSITEKANYVKKMGLGGAMVWSIETDDFGGVCGNKYPLLNALNRVLRVQ, encoded by the exons ATGCGGCTGCTCATCGGATTTTGTATCCTGGGACTCAGCTGGCTCACTTTAGTTAAAACTGAACCAC ATAAAGTAGTCTGCTACTTTGGAAGTTGGGCGGTATACCGTCCTGGAAATGGAAAGATCGATATATCGAAACTGGACCCGAGCCTCTGCACCCACATGATTTACACGTTCGTTGGAATCACAGATGCTGGTGAAGTCAAGGTGTTGGATCCGTGGGCTGACCTCCCCGATAACGGGGGTAAAGCTGGCTTCCAGAAATTCAACGCCTTGCGGAAGCGGCATCCGGGAATGAAAACTCTCGTGGCAATCGGGGGTTGGAACGAAGGCTCTCAAAAGTACTCCAGGGTCGCTGGAAAGCCGGCTTTGCGGTCACATTTTGCTGAAAACGCGGTAGATTTTGTACTCAAATACAAATTCGACGGCCTCGACATCGACTGGGAATACCCAAATCAGCGAGGCGGCAAGCCGGCGGATGTCAGGAACTTCGTCCTCCTCCTGAAGGAACTTCGGGCTCGCTTTGACGAGCACAATCTTATCTTGACCGCCGCTGTTGCCGCAGCCGAAGTCTCTGCCAGCTTGTCATACAACATTCCGTCGATCTCGAAGTACCTCGACTTCATCAACATCATGACCTACGACTTCCATGGTTCCTGGGATCACATTACCGGTCACAATACTCCTCTCTATCCAGCGAAACGAGAGACGACAGCAGTTTCTCGGGGTCTTAACGTC AATGCATCGGTGAATTATTGGCTGAACCACGGCGTACCGGCCAGAAAACTTGTCCTGGGAACAGCGCTTTATGGAAGGACCTTCACTCTTTCGAATTCCCGCAAATACACGCCTGGATCTGCGGCTTCTGGGCCTGGCAGAGCAGGTCAGTATACTAGACAACCCGGGATGTTGGGTTATAACGAGATCTGTGAACAACAGTCGCACTCCACCTGGATTACGGCTTGGGACGTGGAGCAGCGGGTGCCTTATGCCCACTATGGCGATCAGTGGGTCAGCTTTGACAATGTTAA GAGCATCACAGAAAAGGCAAACTATGTCAAGAAGATGGGGCTCGGAGGTGCCATGGTTTGGAGCATCGAAACTGACGACTTTGGGGGCGTCTGTGGGAACAAGTATCCTCTTCTCAACGCCCTGAACCGCGTGCTGCGAGTTCAATAA
- the LOC124416543 gene encoding chitotriosidase-1-like, which translates to MRLLIAFCILGLSWLSIAESEESKIVCYFGSWAVYRTGNGKIEISDLDPKLCTHMIYTFVGITEAGEVEVLDAWADLPDNWGRAGFQKFNALRELNPGMKTLVAIGGWNQGSDRYSRVAGNSALRSHFANNAMEFVLKYEFDGLDFDWEYPNQRGGTPADVENFVLLLKELRDRFDEHDLILTAAVAATEDSASLSYNIPSISKYLDFINIMTYDFHGSWDPVTGHNAPLYPTTRDTTAIARRLNVNASVHYWLSRGTPAEKLVLGTALYGRTFTLSNSGQNSPGSAASGPGTAGPYTGERGMLGYNEICEQQMKPTWTTAWDDQQRVPYAHSGNQWVTYDNVESITEKANYAKTMGLGGAMVWSIETDDFRGICGSKYPLLNALNQVLR; encoded by the exons ATGCGGCTGCTCATCGCATTTTGCATACTCGGACTCAGCTGGCTTAGCATAGCTGAAAGTGAAGAGA GTAAAATAGTCTGCTATTTTGGAAGTTGGGCGGTTTACCGTACTGGAAATGGAAAGATCGAGATATCGGATTTGGACCCGAAGCTCTGCACCCACATGATTTACACGTTCGTTGGAATCACAGAAGCGGGCGAAGTCGAGGTGTTGGATGCATGGGCTGATTTACCCGACAACTGGGGTAGAGCAGGCTTCCAGAAATTCAACGCCCTGCGGGAGCTTAATCCAGGAATGAAAACTCTCGTGGCAATTGGTGGCTGGAACCAAGGCTCTGACAGGTACTCCAGGGTCGCTGGAAATTCGGCTCTGCGGTCACACTTTGCCAACAACGCGATGGAATTTGTGCTCAAATACGAATTCGACGGCCTCGACTTTGACTGGGAATACCCAAATCAGCGAGGCGGCACCCCGGCGGATGTCGAGAACTTCGTTCTCCTCCTGAAGGAACTTCGGGATCGCTTTGACGAGCACGATCTTATCTTGACCGCTGCTGTCGCCGCGACGGAAGACTCCGCCAGCTTGTCGTACAACATTCCATCAATCTCAAAGTACCTCGACTTCATCAACATCATGACCTACGATTTCCATGGGTCCTGGGATCCCGTCACTGGTCACAATGCTCCTCTCTATCCAACGACACGAGATACGACAGCAATTGCTCGGAGACTTAACGTC AATGCATCGGTACATTACTGGCTCAGTCGGGGCACGCCAGCCGAGAAACTTGTCCTGGGAACAGCTCTTTACGGAAGGACCTTCACTCTTTCGAATTCCGGGCAAAACTCGCCCGGATCTGCGGCTTCTGGACCTGGCACAGCAGGTCCGTATACCGGAGAACGCGGGATGCTGGGCTACAACGAGATATGTGAACAACAGATGAAGCCCACCTGGACTACGGCTTGGGACGATCAGCAGCGGGTACCTTATGCCCACAGTGGTAATCAATGGGTCACCTATGACAACGTTGA AAGCATCACGGAAAAGGCAAATTACGCCAAGACGATGGGGCTCGGGGGCGCCATGGTTTGGAGCATtgaaactgacgattttcgggGCATCTGTGGGAGCAAATATCCGCTTCTCAACGCCCTGAATCAGGTGCTTCGTTAG
- the LOC124411975 gene encoding acidic mammalian chitinase-like produces the protein MRLFVTFCTLWLSCLALADAGNFNKVVAYMGSWSNSRPGAGAFNISNINASLLTHAIYAFGYISDGGEILIEDEYRDLSTNGGLGGYDEFNALRNQNPELKTLFSIGGWTAGSLNFSEVVSSSTLRSNFVENAREFALKYDFNGIDIDWEYPAQRGGAETDYENFVLLLEELRAAFDEEGLLLSVAVGASQSNVDLSYNASGISNAVDFITLMEYDFHGSWDNLTGHNTPLYAGSWETTATEQTLNINASVHYWLEQGASAEKLLLGTAFYGKTFTLTNSSETTPGSPVNGVGNAGPYTQENGTLAYYEILEKFQEGNWTKVFDDEQQVPYAYCGDQWLTYDNPSSLDVKAAFAKEMGLGGFSIWAIDLDDFSGLYGEKYPLLNALNANIDDTSTSSSSSTSD, from the exons ATGCGGCTGTTCGTCACATTTTGTACGCTATGGTTGAGCTGCCTTGCCTTAGCAGATGCCGGCAATT tTAACAAAGTAGTTGCTTACATGGGAAGCTGGTCAAACTCTAGACCTGGTGCAGGAGCATTCAACATATCGAATATAAACGCAAGTTTGTTGACCCACGCGATATACGCGTTCGGTTACATTTCCGATGGTGGTGAAATCCTGATTGAGGACGAGTATAGAGACCTCTCCACAAACGGTGGACTGGGTGGGTACGACGAATTCAACGCCCTTCGGAATCAGAACCCCGAATTGAAGACCCTCTTCTCGATTGGTGGATGGACCGCGGGTTCCCTAAACTTTTCTGAGGTGGTTAGCAGCTCTACACTGAGGTCAAACTTCGTAGAGAACGCACGCGAATTCGCGCTCAAGTACGATTTTAACGGTATCGACATCGACTGGGAGTATCCGGCTCAGCGTGGCGGTGCTGAAACGGATTACGAGAACTTCGTTCTTCTCCTGGAAGAACTTCGCGCGGCCTTCGACGAGGAGGGTTTACTTTTGAGCGTGGCAGTAGGAGCTTCCCAATCAAACGTGGACTTGTCGTACAATGCTTCAGGAATATCAAACGCAGTTGACTTTATCACTCTTATGGAATACGACTTCCATGGGTCCTGGGACAACCTCACAGGCCATAATACACCTCTCTATGCCGGGTCATGGGAAACAACAGCAACCGAGCAAACTCTCAACATC AACGCATCCGTGCATTATTGGCTGGAACAGGGAGCATCAGCTGAAAAGCTTCTCCTTGGCACTGCATTTTATGGAAAAACGTTCACTCTAACTAATTCCTCCGAAACTACGCCTGGATCACCGGTTAATGGGGTCGGCAATGCGGGACCGTACACTCAGGAAAACGGAACGTTGGCTTACTACGAGATTCTCGAAAAGTTTCAAGAAGGAAACTGGACTAAAGTTTTCGACGACGAGCAACAGGTGCCGTATGCCTACTGCGGTGATCAGTGGCTCACCTACGATAATCCCAG CAGTCTGGATGTAAAAGCTGCCTTCGCAAAGGAGATGGGATTAGGGGGTTTCTCGATTTGGGCAATCGACTTGGATGACTTCAGCGGCCTTTACGGGGAAAAGTACCCTCTACTAAATGCCCTGAATGCGAATATCGATGACACTAGCACCAGCAGCTCTAGCAGTACCTCAGACTAG
- the LOC124411952 gene encoding 39S ribosomal protein L54, mitochondrial, producing MSLSSSLCLLRLSKNIIVPLQYAVQIKGYAKADAGGMFGKGKKGKLKLSQPLEKKVLPVETDPEKLVKFVCGSNIMKEGRDIEIKPDSEYPDWLWDIHIGPPLKLEELDPDTKQYWRKVKKAAMRRTNLMAKLKPF from the exons ATGAGTCTCTCCTCGTCACTTTGTTTGCTTCGTTTGAGCAAAAATATTATAGTTCCTTTACAATATGCCGTGCAGATTAAAGGCTACGCGAAGGCAGATGCCG GTGGTATGTTCGGGAAGGGGAAAAAGGGAAAGCTCAAACTTAGTCAGCCGTTGGAGAAGAAGGTACTCCCAGTTGAAACAGATCCTGAAAAACTGGTAAAATTTGTGTGCGGAAGTAATATAATGAAAGAAGGACGGGACATTGAGATTAAGCCAGATTCTGAATATCCTGACTGGCTTTGGGATATACACATTGGCCCACCTCTAAAGCTGGAGGAACTGGATCCAGATACGAAACAATACTGGAGGAAGGTGAAGAAAGCAGCCATGAGGAGGACCAATTTGATGGCCAAGTTGAAACCCTTCTAA